A single window of Plasmodium reichenowi strain SY57 chromosome 14, whole genome shotgun sequence DNA harbors:
- a CDS encoding hypothetical protein (conserved Plasmodium protein, unknown function) gives MVYKNFDDEVGKRKIFLNNSNCEDYSINKGIKIKMDDWRYENKYNNMHNDKYKQDEDVLNKYSYQIDNVKKKDEREYGNYKMNEYDRRGTNLYGVTKDYNDNMGIYRERYETKINEPYMKPTDEYIEGSKRRISQRDIKELLNKYNKKDEYYHENKYIKNDKRHTYHNFNRKYDSLNQTNNSMFDSENKRRNNYSHDDLTCDKIRYHSKNSHHYNLDKSENSVNMNYINNKDINNLKIFNREETDKGRYNRINENVEYCKKMFNNINLHNDVSSTFDSDEYEKYNIRNHERKLSPKKKNQYINYHNNDNNIFENSISPLKRYRSLNKSMGYKNSFNDNLNTPCYNKEYENNKRKTELKDFEHNKLNDSYERDKKKSLYDTFFNITEKLESIQKGKEQNASLRKNQDKEIFQEEEKNEYYSNENNNNTIKKKCDLLYHKNYHKNDILHDMTNYENMHNSYIYNNRDSFRNKEDKEQNDNNYQEEAPFDFFIKKYPSMSKKNNIKRNDINVENIYKGVNCFDDILKYNSEDSITCEDDKHILKNLNNNINNNINKNINSNINKNINNNINSNINNNINSNINNNINNNINNNINKKDKNENYQEKIQENLPMDEEFTNIKKPNANLDDTSLSSNNLKSTQLHMSAISHGSNDYSTLYDYTNYSKHPTKESYSDENLYNVSKYEQYILDKKLNKSSMEEKKKKQYEYNFFQSMPTRNCRNEISYNNNNNNMNDYYKINKTYNIYDMDNMNEYHNFYKEKHLRNEKELVDLSKLKYDIDRDIFLQQHNEILQSNIFKNIDMDEKINSYNNNNNNNMKLSSSLFGKINKSNDNYIMNDTNLFSDNQTYFTNNNAYLNNYYYKNNNHNGDDKNLHMINKLKYSDQEHLINEVNPKYFTSNINKINDYNYNGKSNNKNNINQYENENDNIYNKKYNSVPYEEDEKYTSNITNMVENDSDYIIKNIGKKYILNEDSDQLNKLLELRKNNKKKKKRIQNNQKYSYQDHFYFDDEVNDKYISKTINENDMNTSYNSFNSTYNKRNNMSDNCNDNIFNYLKKNRSYTRPMNIDDFNMDDEDQTEQDKYNDDDYDDDNIKKKFKSKKNADLTYNEIFFLIFIYFIKIICMFGKYVIQVILFISFFIYIYFKKKPYKTICTTVLVSFPFLLFCLSFIILSYRSFNTEYFDKDI, from the coding sequence atggtttataaaaattttgatGATGAAGTAGGAAAAAGGAAGATATTCCTAAATAATAGTAACTGCGAGGATTattcaataaataaaggaataaaaattaaaatggATGACTGGAgatatgaaaataaatataataatatgcaTAATGATAAGTATAAGCAGGATGAAGatgttttaaataaatatagtTACCAAATAGataatgttaaaaaaaaggatgAAAGGGAATATggaaattataaaatgaatgaaTATGATAGGAGAGGTACGAATTTATATGGTGTGACAAAAgattataatgataatatggGAATTTATAGAGAAAGGTATGAGActaaaataaatgaacCATATATGAAGCCAACAGATGAATATATTGAGGGTTCAAAAAGAAGAATATCTCAAAGGGATATTAAggaattattaaataaatataataagaaagaTGAGTATTACCATgagaataaatatattaaaaatgataaacGACATACTTATCATAATTTCAATAGGAAGTATGATTCCTTAAATCAGACGAATAATAGTATGTTCGATTctgaaaataaaagaagaaataattattcaCATGATGATTTAACATGTGATAAAATAAGGTATCACTCAAAAAATAgtcatcattataatttagATAAAAGTGAAAATAGTGTTAACatgaattatattaataataaagatattaacaatttaaaaatttttaacCGTGAAGAAACAGATAAGGGGAGATACAATAgaataaatgaaaatgtggaatattgtaaaaaaatgtttaataatataaatttacaTAATGATGTATCGTCCACATTTGATAGTGatgaatatgaaaaatataatattagGAATCATGAAAGGAAATTATCacccaaaaaaaaaaatcaatatattaattatcataataatgataataatatatttgagAATTCTATTTCCCCCTTAAAAAGATATAGGAGTTTGAATAAATCAATGGGATATAAAAACAGTTTCAATGATAATTTGAATACGCCatgttataataaagagtatgaaaataataaaagaaaaactGAGTTGAAAGATTTTGAACATAATAAACTTAATGATAGTTATGAAAGGGATAAAAAGAAATCTTTATATGACaccttttttaatattacaGAAAAGTTAGAGAGTATTCAAAAAGGGAAAGAACAGAATGCTAGTTTACGAAAAAATCAGGATAAAGAAATTTTTCAGGAAGAGGAAAAAAACGAATATTATAGTAATgaaaacaataataatacaattaaaaagaaatgtgACTTATTATACCATAAAAATTACCATAAGAATGATATATTACATGATATGAcaaattatgaaaatatgcacaatagttatatatataataataggGATAGTTTTAGAAATAAGGAGGATaaagaacaaaatgataataattatcaaGAGGAGGCACcttttgatttttttataaaaaaatatcctTCGAtgtcaaaaaaaaataatataaaaagaaatgatattaatgtggaaaatatatataaaggtGTAAACTGTTTTGatgatattttaaaatataattctGAGGATTCTATAACGTGTGAAGACGATAAAcatatattgaaaaatttaaataataatataaataataatataaataaaaatataaatagtaatataaataaaaatataaataataatataaatagtaatataaataataatataaatagtaatataaataataatataaataataatataaataataatataaataagaaagaTAAGAATGAAAATTACCAAGAAAAAATTCAGGAAAATTTACCTATGGACGAAGAATTCAcgaatataaaaaaaccAAATGCAAATTTAGATGACACAAGTTTATCAtctaataatttaaaaagtaCACAACTACATATGAGCGCAATATCACATGGATCAAATGATTATTCCACTTTATATGATTACACAAATTATTCAAAACATCCAACAAAAGAATCTTATAGTGatgaaaatttatataatgtatcgaaatatgaacaatatatattagacaaaaaattaaacaaaaGTTCTATGGaggaaaaaaagaaaaagcaatatgaatataatttttttcaaagTATGCCAACAAGAAATTGCAGGAATgaaatatcatataataataataataataatatgaatgattattataaaattaataaaacatataatatatatgatatggataatatgaatgaatatcataatttttataaagaGAAGCATTTACGTAATGAAAAGGAATTAGTAGATTTATCTAAATTGAAATATGATATAGATAGggatatatttttacaacAACATAATGAGATATTACAaagtaatatttttaaaaatatagatatgGATGAAAAGATCAAcagttataataataataataataataatatgaagTTATCTTCTTCCCTTTTTGgtaaaattaataaatcaaaTGATAACTATATAATGAATGATACCAATCTTTTTAGTGATAACCAAACatattttacaaataataatgcataccttaataattattattataagaataataatcataatggtgatgataaaaatttacatatgataaataaaCTCAAGTACTCTGATCAAGAACATTTGATTAATGAAGTTAACCCTAAATATTTTACttcaaatataaataaaatcaaCGATTACAATTATAATGGTAAGAGcaataacaaaaataatattaatcaATATGAGAATGagaatgataatatatataataaaaaatataattctGTGCCTTACGAAgaagatgaaaaatatacaagtaatattacaaatatgGTGGAAAATGATAGtgattatattattaaaaatataggtaaaaagtatatattaaatgaagatagtgatcaattaaataaattattagaactaagaaaaaacaacaaaaaaaaaaaaaagagaattcaaaataatcaaaaatattcatatcaagatcatttttattttgacGACGAAgtaaatgataaatatatatctaaaacaataaatgaaaatgacATGAATACTAGCTATAATAGTTTTAATTctacatataataaaaggaaTAATATGTCTGATAATTGTAATgataacatttttaattatttaaaaaaaaatcgTTCATACACTAGACCAATGAATATTGATGATTTTAATATGGATGATGAAGACCAAACAGAAcaagataaatataatgatgatgattatgatgatgataatataaaaaaaaaatttaaatcCAAAAAAAATGCAGACTTAacatataatgaaatattttttctaatatttatatattttataaaaattatttgtatgtttggaaaatatgtaatacaagttatattattcatttctttttttatatacatttattttaaaaaaaaaccttATAAGACTATTTGTACTACAGTATTGGTGTCTTTTCCATTCCTATTGTTTTGTTTATCGTTCatcatattatcatatagAAGTTTTAATACAGAGTATTTTGATAAGgacatataa
- a CDS encoding serine C-palmitoyltransferase, putative: MHLKGLMDYNYFLGLEVLQNFDIVNYLIAGIVLLALILAVFNEDASAGSPRLSWVLGEFLPIQHSIFALNSNVEKKLFRKRSSKIYTFITCLYNLFLELKNSITEGNFIMLVKDWFLKVFNKIILYKNLFLLKYRSQSKRHLFYMLVKQKYNLPIQKEENEMQSYLDAKRELIRLNRWSFMWRVSNVKNEFLLCEKRKARPISSYSYLDFIREPLVQNNAIQAAMEWSTGNHGPRMLGGNSQILRDLEKVVGNFFGRNDSILAVCGFLACMSGIVAVATHEDIILYDSRTHACVKMGIQICGAKAYSFKHNDYNHLEVLLIKYRYKYRNCWVCIESVYSMDGDIPHLPTFKKLCIQHKAKLYVDEAHGLGVLGKTGRGIEEHFNMPGTADIIVGTFSKSIGGVGGYIVASDEVIEFLDFHCIGNVFSAPLPAYCAGGALKAFELIDTQPWRIQKLKFNTKYLRNGLKTGMGHWPKDYPESYKYIIEGDDATSVIPVIFPNDPDRLFKICNLLLKMNWMISAVVYPACPLKYPRFRVTATSAYTIEYMNEFISDIVRATVRVKPSPLDTQLII, translated from the coding sequence atgcATTTAAAGGGACTAATGGATTATAACTATTTTTTAGGTTTAGAAGTTTTACAAAATTTTGATATTGTTAATTACCTTATAGCAGGTATTGTGTTATTAGCTCTTATACTTGCGGTTTTTAATGAAGACGCTTCAGCAGGATCTCCAAGATTATCTTGGGTATTAGGAGAATTTCTACCTATACAACATTCCATATTTGCTTTAAATTCTAATGTAGAAAAGAAACTGTTTCGAAAAAGGAGTAGcaaaatatacacatttatcacatgtttatataatttatttctagaattaaaaaattccATAACAGAAGgtaattttattatgttaGTTAAGGATTGGTTTTTAAAAGTAttcaataaaataatattatataaaaatttgtttttattaaaatatcGATCACAATCCAAAAGacatttattttacatgttagttaaacaaaaatataatttaccTATTCAAAAGGAGGAAAATGAAATGCAAAGTTATTTAGATGCAAAAAGAGAATTGATTCGTTTAAATCGATGGTCTTTTATGTGGAGAGTTTCAAATGTGAAAAATGAATTTCTTCTATGTGAGAAAAGAAAAGCTAGACCTATATCATCTTATTCTTACTTAGATTTTATAAGAGAACCTTTAGTACAAAATAATGCAATACAGGCTGCTATGGAATGGTCTACTGGAAATCATGGTCCTAGAATGCTAGGGGGAAATAGTCAGATATTAAGAGACTTAGAAAAAGTTGTAGGAAACTTTTTTGGTAGAAATGATTCTATTTTGGCTGTTTGCGGATTTTTAGCTTGTATGTCTGGAATAGTTGCAGTAGCAACACATgaagatattatattatatgacAGCAGGACACATGCATGTGTAAAAATGGGAATACAAATATGTGGAGCTAAAGCATATTCGTTTAAAcataatgattataatcatttagaagtattattaataaaatatcgatataaatatagaaattGCTGGGTATGTATCGAATCTGTATATTCAATGGATGGTGATATACCACATTTACCAACcttcaaaaaattatgtatacAACATAAAGCTAAATTATATGTAGATGAAGCACATGGTTTGGGTGTTTTAGGAAAAACAGGAAGAGGAATAGAAGAACATTTTAATATGCCAGGTACAGCTGATATTATTGTAGGAACATTTAGTAAATCTATTGGTGGTGTCGGTGGATATATTGTAGCATCAGATGAAGTAATTGAATTTTTAGATTTTCATTGTATTGGTAATGTTTTTTCAGCACCTTTACCAGCTTATTGTGCCGGAGGTGCATTAAAAGCTTTCGAATTAATAGATACTCAACCATGGAGAATTCAAAAACTTAAATTTAATACTAAATATTTAAGAAATGGTTTAAAAACTGGAATGGGACATTGGCCTAAGGATTATCCTGAatcttataaatatattattgaaGGCGATGATGCTACAAGTGTTATACCTGTAATCTTTCCAAATGATCCTGATCGTTTgtttaaaatatgtaaccttctattaaaaatgaactGGATGATTTCTGCTGTTGTTTATCCTGCTTGCCCATTAAAATATCCACGTTTTAGGGTTACAGCAACATCTGCTTATACAATTGAATATATGAATGAGTTTATTTCGGATATTGTGCGTGCTACAGTTAGGGTTAAACCTTCCCCCCTCGATACGCAACTGAtcatataa
- a CDS encoding small subunit rRNA dimethylase, putative, whose amino-acid sequence MSSYFLCNCLKVFKNNIVTMKVNKGFYNNIVNNNKSTKIIKNVSDGISKKSHGKRNISTSKVQKGNKMNMILYKKHGQHLLKNPGILDKIIYAAKIKSSDIVLEIGCGTGNLTVKLLPLAKKVITIDIDSRMISEVKKRCLYEGYNNLEVYEGDAIKTVFPKFDVCTANIPYKISSPLIFKLISHRPLFKCAVLMFQKEFAERMLANVGDSNYSRLTINVKLFCKVTKVCNVNRSSFNPPPKVDSVIVKLIPKESSFLTNFDEWDNLLRICFSRKRKTLHAIFKRNAVLNMLEHNYKNWCTLNKQIPVNFPFKKYCLDVLEHLDMCEKRSINLDENDFLKLLLEFNKKGIHFFNISNVKNNDMTNIFLDDDMNDSDQNVDD is encoded by the coding sequence atgtCATCCTACTTTTTATGCAACTGCTTGAAagtatttaaaaataatatagtaACAATGAAAGTGAATAAAGgattttataataatatagtaaataataacaagtcaacaaaaattataaaaaatgtaagCGATGGAATAAGTAAAAAGAGTCATGGAAAGAGAAATATAAGTACTTCAAAAGTacaaaaaggaaataaaatgaatatgatattatataaaaaacatGGTCAGcatcttttaaaaaatccAGGTATTTTagataaaattatatatgcaGCAAAAATAAAAAGCTCAGATATAGTATTAGAAATTGGATGTGGTACAGGAAATTTAACCGTCAAATTGTTACCACTAGCTAAAAAAGTTATAACAATAGATATTGATTCAAGAATGATTAGTGaggtaaaaaaaagatgTCTTTATGAAggttataataatttagaAGTATATGAAGGAGATGCTATTAAAACGGTATTTCCTAAATTTGATGTTTGTACAGCTAATATTCcatataaaatatcaaGTCCacttatttttaaattaatatcaCATAGACCATTATTCAAATGTGCTGTTTTAATGTTTCAAAAAGAATTTGCAGAAAGAATGTTAGCCAATGTTGGAGATAGTAATTATAGCAGATTAACTATTAATGTAAAACTTTTCTGTAAAGTTACAAAAGTTTGTAATGTCAATAGAAGTAGTTTTAATCCTCCCCCAAAAGTGGATAGTGTTATTGTTAAACTTATACCGAAAGAAAGTAGTTTCTTAACAAATTTTGATGAGTGGGATAATTTACTAAGAATATGCTTCAGTAGAAAGAGAAAAACACTTCATGCAATCTTTAAAAGAAATGCTGTACTTAATATGTTAgaacataattataaaaactGGTGCAcattaaataaacaaattcCCGTAAACTTCccatttaaaaaatattgtttaGATGTTTTAGAACATTTGGATATGTGTGAAAAGAGAAGTATAAATCTAGATGAAAATGATTTTCTTAAATTGTTATTagaatttaataaaaaaggtaTACATTTCTTTAACATTTCAAATGTTAAGAATAATGACATGactaatatttttctagATGATGATATGAATGATTCAGACCAAAATGTAGATGATTGA
- a CDS encoding zinc finger protein, putative — protein sequence MGRRPLDKNLKKEKNVKVIKKRKRKKGSDSDDDDDDIEIANTNVPINKNVSTKFKQREKVDINLILAQDEEDAFKTKTYCWTKVNAGNTSLVKRKLCTVCGFEGKYKCLKCFEHKPTSFVRYTCSLNCKKIHDESSCCKSKMLGTW from the exons atgGGAAGAAGACCACTGGATAAAAActtaaaaaaggaaaaaaatgttaaagtaataaaaaaaagaaaaaggaaaaaggGATCAGATAGTGATGATGACGATGATGATATTGAAATAGCTAATACTAATGTTCccataaataaaaatgtttcTACTAAATTTAAACAAAGAGAAAAAGTtgatattaatttaatattgGCACAAGATGAAGAGGATGCATTTAA AACGAAAACGTATTGCTGGACAAAAGTGAATGCTGGAAATACCTCACTGGTTAAAAGAAAGCTTTGTACAGTTTGTGGATTTGAAGGGAAATATAAATGCTTAAAATGTTTTGAACATAAACCTACTTCTTTTGTAAGATATACCTGTTCTTTaaattgtaaaaaaattcatGATGAATCTTCTTGTTGTAAATCTAAAATGTTAGGAACATGGTAA
- a CDS encoding hypothetical protein (conserved Plasmodium protein, unknown function) encodes MNVQKIVTFCFVISYLLYCHIIWNGCYNIYSSSEDEVYNLLYYRKKAPKTVKLEIRNKLKIKDIQKVYVKKTPCPVLPRPIKSIFHLNWFRKSPDLIPISMQLYSMFDEKNNFLGFVLLCSAIFTIIEWIYLVYLVGSLLWDGVIKPIFKILYMGISVYLIIRFSISKEFGNVFNKVIQENSIVEKEL; translated from the exons atgaatgtTCAAAAAATTGTAACTTTTTGTTTCGTTATatcttatttattatattgtcATATTATATGGAATGGATGTTATAACATTTATTCCAGTTCTGAAGATGAAGTATATAacttattatattatagaaaaaaagCACCTAAAACCGTAAAGTTAGAAATAAGGAATAAGTTAAAGATAAAAGATATCCAAAAGGTCTATGTCAAAAAAACACCATGTCCTGTCTTACCTAGACCAATTA AATccatttttcatttaaacTGGTTTAGAAAGTCACCTGATTTAATACCCATAAGTATGCAGCTATATTCTATGTTTGacgaaaaaaataatttccTAGGTTTTGTCCTTCTGTGTTCTGCTATCTTTACAATTATAGAATGGATTTATTTAGT CTATTTAGTAGGTTCATTACTATGGGACGGTGTTATTAAGCcaatttttaaaattctCTATATGGGAATATCAGTATACTTGATAATAAGATTTAGT ATTTCCAAAGAATTTGGGAACGTATTCAATAAAGTTATTCAAGAAAATTCGATAGTAGAAAAGGAactataa
- a CDS encoding root hair defective 3 GTP-binding protein-like protein: MEKGVEKTQIIDYDGNVIEDLKEWMIDNKLNDLGFNYNVIAVLGSQSSGKSTLLNNLFKTSFDVMNTKQGHSQTTKGLWLSYDKFDDETNNSSSFFKLKKKNKPTLILDVEGTDSKERGDNRLTFEHRSALFCLALADCVIVNLWYHSLGNFTASNYGLLKTVMEVNLELFQQEKNSPKTILLFTVRDWFEEFAPIEVVRNKILDEYINKIWKEMKKPKEAEKLNINNFFIIEVVGLSHGIIKKEDFLKDVNNLRDKWINNLRPSKYSRNIPSDGFAQYCNNIWNTIVKQSQLDIPSQKEMLSTFRCQEIKNNVINNINKEIKEKSIESHNKVIENFKEWAEKNIIQKCLDDYFKDASRYKENICLRTSQELLDYLFTQLQVIVDNNLQYIQRTLCTKFFNELSNMYKICTNEKNTFSFSRDSNLKTVKENNKNTSHEDIKRDLLNNNQDNCVHLWSNFLYNADKLEYFTFCNFYENYEKSNIEIKTNMKNDDNLKNDADNNITTHHFNYKPTLSVLSTSIYKDSNRIRNIQCGILLNKTRQTIKNSFKNMDTYLLTTKNTEEYWNNTVQLVLKLQDNINTHLTKCFINLKATNHNNSNIYNDDMMYNNDDMVFNNNQDDDNNNYYNKNDDPNLSKDENYNNKFSFSLANEKGIFQNINYNNEGSDEICYINALKKIDLIKNKQVYKSTINEEINNKLQNKKYMHELKNYYLDEIMDVLKNKLDEISENLATIIIQRFESVFNYDEYEQPRQWRDISMAELKNIFLKSKNYAFLIIDILQKNIKVELIDDYLPNNFIKDEIIEKGKIKAKRRIQEICRDAQYIQETGSKMSLKNVPVVFWIILLLFGWNEILFFIRMFFKLNVILPLFFAAAFIVSTFVYNGNTQALSYINKIIFYMAKNSYNFFKHIQAISNPPPKNVPKQE; encoded by the coding sequence ATGGAGAAGGGTGTGGAAAAAACACAAATCATCGATTATGATGGTAATGTAATTGAGGATTTAAAAGAATGGATGattgataataaattaaatgattTAGGATTCAATTATAATGTAATAGCCGTGTTAGGAAGTCAAAGCAGTGGTAAAAGTACCCTGttaaataatttgtttAAGACATCTTTTGATGTGATGAATACTAAACAAGGACATAGTCAAACAACGAAAGGTTTATGGTTAAGTTATGATAAATTTGATGATGAGACTAATAATAGTagttcattttttaaattaaagaaaaagaataaaCCTACATTAATATTAGATGTAGAAGGTACAGATTCTAAAGAAAGAGGTGATAATAGATTAACTTTTGAACACCGTTCTGctttattttgtttagCATTAGCAGATTGTGTTATAGTTAATTTATGGTATCATTCTCTAGGTAACTTTACAGCTTCTAATTATGGCTTATTAAAAACCGTTATGGAAGTTAATTTAGAATTATTTcaacaagaaaaaaatagtCCCAAGactatattattatttactGTTAGAGATTGGTTTGAAGAATTTGCTCCTATTGAAGTAgtaagaaataaaatattagatgaatatataaataaaatatggaaAGAAATGAAGAAACCTAAAGAAGctgaaaaattaaatattaataattttttcattattgAAGTAGTTGGTTTATCCCACggtataataaaaaaagaagattttttaaaagatgtaaataatttaagAGATAAATGgattaataatttaagGCCTTCTAAATATTCTAGAAATATACCATCTGATGGTTTTGCACAATActgtaataatatatggaATACTATTGTAAAACAATCCCAACTAGATATTCCATCCCAAAAAGAAATGTTATCTACATTTCGATGCCAggaaattaaaaataatgttataaataatataaataaagaaataaaagaaaaatcaATAGAATCACATAATAAGGTTATTGaaaattttaaagaatGGGCTGAAAAAAACATCATACAAAAATGTTTAGATGATTATTTTAAAGATGCCTCTAgatataaagaaaatatcTGTTTACGAACATCACAAGAATTATTagattatttatttacacAATTACAAGTTATTgtagataataatttacaatatatacaaaGAACATTATGtacaaaattttttaatgaattaagtaatatgtataaaatttgtacaaatgagaaaaacacattttcattttctagAGATTCCAATTTAAAAACcgtaaaagaaaataataagaatacATCCCatgaagatataaaaagagatttattaaataataatcaagATAATTGTGTACATCTGTGGTCaaactttttatataatgcAGATAAATTAGAATATTTTACGTTTTGTAACttttatgaaaattatgaaaaatcAAATATCGAAATAAAGacaaatatgaaaaatgatgacaacttaaaaaatgatgctgataataatattacaacACATCACTTTAATTATAAACCAACTTTGAGTGTATTATCTACTTCTATATATAAGGATTCTAATCGTATTAGAAATATACAATGtggtatattattaaataaaacaagacaaactataaaaaatagttttaaaaatatggaCACATATCTTCTTACAACAAAAAACACGGAAGAATATTGGAATAATACAGTCCAGCTGGTTTTAAAATTACaagataatattaatacacATTTAACtaaatgttttataaaCCTTAAAGCTACAAATCATAACAActcaaatatatataatgatgacatgatgtataataatgatgatatggtatttaataacaatcaagatgatgataataataattattacaataaaaatgatgatcCTAATTTATCTAAAgatgaaaattataataataaattttcattttctcTTGCGAATGAAAAAGgtatttttcaaaatataaattataataatgaggGTAGTGATGAgatatgttatataaatgctttaaaaaaaatagatctaattaaaaataaacaagtatataaaagtactataaatgaagaaattaataataaattgcagaataaaaaatatatgcatgaattaaaaaattattatttagaTGAAATTATGgatgtattaaaaaataaattagaTGAAATATCCGAAAATTTGgctactattattatacaaagATTTGAATCCGTTTTTAATTATGATGAATATGAACAACCAAGACAATGGAGGGATATTTCTATGGctgaattaaaaaatatttttcttaaatcGAAAAATTACGCATTCTTAattatagatatattacaaaaaaatataaaagttGAATTAATTGATGACTATTTACctaataattttataaaagatgAAATTATTGAAAAGGGAAAAATTAAAGCAAAAAGGAGAATTCAAGAAATTTGTAGAGATGCTCAATATATTCAAGAGACAGGATCTAAGATGAGCTTAAAAAATGTTCCTGTAGTTTTCTGGAttatcttattattatttggaTGGAAtgaaattttatttttcattcGAATGTTCTTTAAACTCAATGTAATCTTACCACTCTTTTTTGCTGCAGCATTTATAGTATCCacttttgtatataatgGAAATACGCAAGCcttatcatatattaataaaattattttctatatgGCTAAAAATTcgtataatttttttaagcATATACAAGCAATTAGTAACCCACCACCCAAAAATGTTCCAAAACAAGAATAG